CAGCTCAATACCGTTCAGAACTTTTTCGTTAGGTGCTGGCACAATCGAGACTTTTACTCCCTTGAAATGGGGCATACCGGTCGAATACGTCTTCGGACTAATGACCTGGTTCGCCCACGGACCCATGGGAATAAAAACAAGCCCAGGGTGAGGACCCTGGGTCGCCTTGACCGCCCTAACGACTACCTCTCCGTGATCAGATCTGACCATCACCGTCTGCCCGGGAAACACATGAAGGC
This genomic window from Methanooceanicella nereidis contains:
- a CDS encoding molybdopterin dinucleotide binding domain-containing protein yields the protein MTNSIEANLISGRTVWQGVAIEGHKHDDYYIKTCGIVEMDVSDMKSLHVFPGQTVMVRSDHGEVVVRAVKATQGPHPGLVFIPMGPWANQVISPKTYSTGMPHFKGVKVSIVPAPNEKVLNGIELLQKTTLNLEE